One region of Thunnus albacares chromosome 8, fThuAlb1.1, whole genome shotgun sequence genomic DNA includes:
- the scnm1 gene encoding sodium channel modifier 1 isoform X2 translates to MSFKREGDDKSQLNILKKRRVADLLSNFIPEDEAALMKNGRYTCLVCSYRPVFDTVDMLTVHRNGKRHLEGLKSFYGKKARLKNEITKRQQENFVQAEDRKEEPSTSAPLLEQTRKLTHHALLKTVPYNSCHRKTSTKPEKGPASIGSDPSGGACGKTPSAQEKACRTTEVSNNLSPSSSSSCTAESYPSKHTEGSQPAATQEAEPITPQRRRELEHYLKLKSDGWLQDRSGQWVKDENVEFDSDEEEPPSLAPPPASH, encoded by the exons ATGTCTTTTAAAAGGGAAGGTGATGACAAGAGTCAGTTAAACATCCTGAAG AAACGTCGGGTTGCCGATCTTCTGTCTAACTTTATTCCAGAAGATGAAGCAGCACTTATGAAAAATGGAAG ATACACTTGTCTTGTGTGCTCCTACCGGCCGGTGTTTGATACCGTTGACATGTTGACAGTCCACCGGAACGGGAAAAGGCATCTAGAAG GATTAAAGTCATTCTATGGCAAGAAAGCACGGCTGAAGAATGAAATAACAAAAAGGCAACAGGAAAACTTTGTCCAAGCTGAAGACAGGAAAGAG GAGCCCTCCACTTCAGCCCCTTTACTGGAACAAACACGGAAGCTCACCCATCATGCTTTACTGAAGACTGTACCATATAACAGCTGCCATAGAAAAACCAG TACAAAACCTGAAAAAGGACCAGCGAGCATCGGCTCAGATCCCAGTGGGGGCGCTTGCGGCAAAACACCATCTGCACAAGAAAAAGCATGTCGGACAACTGAAGTTTCAAACAACTTATCACCAAGCAGTTCTAGTAGCTGCACAGCAG AGTCGTATccatcaaaacacacagaaggATCTCAGCCTGCAGCGACACAGGAGGCAGAGCCTATAACACCCCAGAGGAGAAGAGAGCTGGAGCATTACCTCAAATTGAAAAG TGACGGGTGGCTGCAAGACCGGAGCGGCCAGTGGGTTAAAGATGAGAATGTGGAGTTTGATTCAGATGAGGAGGAGCCTCCTTCGCTCGCCCCTCCACCTGCAAGTCACTGA
- the scnm1 gene encoding sodium channel modifier 1 isoform X3 — MSFKREGDDKSQLNILKKRRVADLLSNFIPEDEAALMKNGRYTCLVCSYRPVFDTVDMLTVHRNGKRHLEGLKSFYGKKARLKNEITKRQQENFVQAEDRKEEPSTSAPLLEQTRKLTHHALLKTVPYNSCHRKTSTKPEKGPASIGSDPSGGACGKTPSAQEKACRTTEVSNNLSPSSSSSCTAEGSQPAATQEAEPITPQRRRELEHYLKLKSDGWLQDRSGQWVKDENVEFDSDEEEPPSLAPPPASH; from the exons ATGTCTTTTAAAAGGGAAGGTGATGACAAGAGTCAGTTAAACATCCTGAAG AAACGTCGGGTTGCCGATCTTCTGTCTAACTTTATTCCAGAAGATGAAGCAGCACTTATGAAAAATGGAAG ATACACTTGTCTTGTGTGCTCCTACCGGCCGGTGTTTGATACCGTTGACATGTTGACAGTCCACCGGAACGGGAAAAGGCATCTAGAAG GATTAAAGTCATTCTATGGCAAGAAAGCACGGCTGAAGAATGAAATAACAAAAAGGCAACAGGAAAACTTTGTCCAAGCTGAAGACAGGAAAGAG GAGCCCTCCACTTCAGCCCCTTTACTGGAACAAACACGGAAGCTCACCCATCATGCTTTACTGAAGACTGTACCATATAACAGCTGCCATAGAAAAACCAG TACAAAACCTGAAAAAGGACCAGCGAGCATCGGCTCAGATCCCAGTGGGGGCGCTTGCGGCAAAACACCATCTGCACAAGAAAAAGCATGTCGGACAACTGAAGTTTCAAACAACTTATCACCAAGCAGTTCTAGTAGCTGCACAGCAG aaggATCTCAGCCTGCAGCGACACAGGAGGCAGAGCCTATAACACCCCAGAGGAGAAGAGAGCTGGAGCATTACCTCAAATTGAAAAG TGACGGGTGGCTGCAAGACCGGAGCGGCCAGTGGGTTAAAGATGAGAATGTGGAGTTTGATTCAGATGAGGAGGAGCCTCCTTCGCTCGCCCCTCCACCTGCAAGTCACTGA
- the scnm1 gene encoding sodium channel modifier 1 isoform X1: MSFKREGDDKSQLNILKKRRVADLLSNFIPEDEAALMKNGRYTCLVCSYRPVFDTVDMLTVHRNGKRHLEGLKSFYGKKARLKNEITKRQQENFVQAEDRKEEPSTSAPLLEQTRKLTHHALLKTVPYNSCHRKTSTKPEKGPASIGSDPSGGACGKTPSAQEKACRTTEVSNNLSPSSSSSCTAANKESYPSKHTEGSQPAATQEAEPITPQRRRELEHYLKLKSDGWLQDRSGQWVKDENVEFDSDEEEPPSLAPPPASH, translated from the exons ATGTCTTTTAAAAGGGAAGGTGATGACAAGAGTCAGTTAAACATCCTGAAG AAACGTCGGGTTGCCGATCTTCTGTCTAACTTTATTCCAGAAGATGAAGCAGCACTTATGAAAAATGGAAG ATACACTTGTCTTGTGTGCTCCTACCGGCCGGTGTTTGATACCGTTGACATGTTGACAGTCCACCGGAACGGGAAAAGGCATCTAGAAG GATTAAAGTCATTCTATGGCAAGAAAGCACGGCTGAAGAATGAAATAACAAAAAGGCAACAGGAAAACTTTGTCCAAGCTGAAGACAGGAAAGAG GAGCCCTCCACTTCAGCCCCTTTACTGGAACAAACACGGAAGCTCACCCATCATGCTTTACTGAAGACTGTACCATATAACAGCTGCCATAGAAAAACCAG TACAAAACCTGAAAAAGGACCAGCGAGCATCGGCTCAGATCCCAGTGGGGGCGCTTGCGGCAAAACACCATCTGCACAAGAAAAAGCATGTCGGACAACTGAAGTTTCAAACAACTTATCACCAAGCAGTTCTAGTAGCTGCACAGCAG CCAATAAAGAGTCGTATccatcaaaacacacagaaggATCTCAGCCTGCAGCGACACAGGAGGCAGAGCCTATAACACCCCAGAGGAGAAGAGAGCTGGAGCATTACCTCAAATTGAAAAG TGACGGGTGGCTGCAAGACCGGAGCGGCCAGTGGGTTAAAGATGAGAATGTGGAGTTTGATTCAGATGAGGAGGAGCCTCCTTCGCTCGCCCCTCCACCTGCAAGTCACTGA
- the tnfaip8l2b gene encoding tumor necrosis factor, alpha-induced protein 8-like protein 2 B → MDAFSSKDMALKAQKKILSSMATKSSVQMFIDDTSSEILDELYRVSKEYSGNKSEAQKVIKDLVKIAVKIGVLFRNNRFSTEELAVAQEFKKKLHQGAMTAISFYEVDFTFDKGVMEDLLTSCRDLLLKLVNTHLTPKSHGRINHVFNHYSNPELLTKLYEPSGTFRPNLTKICKGLNKLVEDGTI, encoded by the exons ATGGACGCCTTCAGCTCCAAGGACATGGCCTTAAAGGCACAGAAGAAGATCCTCAGCAGCATGGCCACCAAGAGCTCGGTGCAAATGTTCATTGACGACACCTCTAGTGAGATCTTGGATGAACTCTACCGCGTCTCCAAAGAGTACTCGGGTAATAAAAGTGAGGCCCAAAAGGTGATCAAAGACCTGGTCAAGATTGCTGTGAAGATTGGCGTGCTGTTCAGAAACAACCGTTTCAGCACAGAAGAGCTGGCAGTGGCCCAAGAGTTTAAGAAGAAGCTGCACCAGGGCGCCATGACAGCCATCAGCTTCTATGAG GTGGACTTCACCTTTGACAAGGGAGTGATGGAAGACCTCTTGACCAGCTGCAGGGATCTGCTGCTGAAGTTGGTCAACACCCACCTGACCCCTAAATCCCACGGTCGCATCAACCACGTCTTCAACCATTACTCCAACCCTGAGCTCCTGACCAAACTGTACGAGCCCAGCGGCACCTTCCGACCCAATCTCACCAAGATCTGCAAAGGACTCAACAAACTGGTTGAGGATGGGACAATATGA
- the lysmd1 gene encoding lysM and putative peptidoglycan-binding domain-containing protein 1 yields the protein MSGERAPLPAGRNGLLRGGRTRSYGSLVRSPLSPVRQRQIEHKIQPGDTLQGLSLKYGVSMEQIKRANRLYTNDSIFLKKSLSIPVLSDLDDCSNGVDLAEEDSEEGAGGASGQNGHTARSSQMKQDDGKERASDLTPVDFLKRLDGLINQSKQAAVKGCREAEKRVADLEAACTSRTSDWRPLTRSQSVITSSRMQQQAAHGAVPLTITKFTKKLRDREDEIFEL from the exons ATGTCCGGGGAGCGGGCTCCCTTACCGGCCGGTAGGAACGGCCTGCTCCGCGGGGGCCGGACGAGGTCTTACGGCAGTTTGGTCCGGTCTCCGCTCTCTCCGGTTCGCCAGAGACAAAttgaacacaaaatacagccAGGAGACACACTTCAAGGCCTGTCCCTGAAATATGGAGTGTCT ATGGAGCAAATTAAAAGAGCGAACAGACTGTACACCAATGACTCGATATTCCTGAAGAAGTCCTTGTCCATTCCTGTGCTGTCAGACTTAGACGACTGCAGTAACGGTGTAGATTTGGCAGAAGAGGACTCAGAAGAGGGTGCTGGCGGTGCTTCTGGTCAAAATGGGCACACGGCAAGGTCTTCTCAGATGAAGCAAGACGATGGAAAAGAAAGGGCGTCAGACCTTACTCCAGTGGATTTTTTGAAAAGGTTGGATGGTTTGATAAACCAGTCCAAGCAGGCTGCTGTCAAAGGATGCCGGGAAGCAGAGAAAAG GGTTGCCGATCTAGAAGCCGCTTGCACCAGCAGGACATCAGACTGGCGGCCGCTCACAAGGTCGCAGAGTGTCATTACATCTTCCAGgatgcagcagcaggcagcacaTGGGGCAGTACCCCTCACTATCACCAAATTCACCAAGaaactgagagacagagaagatgaGATCTTCGAGCTGTGA